Proteins encoded together in one Luteibaculum oceani window:
- a CDS encoding OmpA family protein: MITQKNIIKLAAVALIAPMAIGCVSRRNYDNLEAEYLKVRDTNQELRSELETTEQQLTAVSKQQQKIEEVAIEKQQELLDREARLEQMEALVREQKQAVAALHQEVCSALKCFTPDELKIDVRNGKLYVSLSEQLLFPSGSASVNNRGEEAVTMLAAVLKNSDLEIMVEGHTDDVPIKTARFQDNWALSVARANAVTRLFVEEGVDPQRVISCGRGEYMPIASNETAEGRQANRRTEIVLAPRLDRLWKLTEQDQLNAQLK, encoded by the coding sequence ATGATTACGCAAAAAAATATCATCAAACTAGCAGCGGTGGCACTAATAGCTCCCATGGCTATTGGATGCGTAAGTCGAAGAAACTACGACAACCTGGAGGCAGAATATCTAAAGGTAAGAGATACAAACCAGGAGTTAAGATCAGAACTAGAAACTACTGAACAGCAGCTAACAGCCGTATCCAAGCAGCAACAGAAAATAGAAGAAGTTGCTATTGAAAAGCAGCAGGAGTTGTTGGATAGAGAGGCCAGACTAGAGCAAATGGAAGCCCTGGTAAGAGAACAAAAGCAAGCCGTTGCAGCATTGCATCAAGAAGTTTGTTCTGCACTAAAATGCTTTACTCCCGATGAGTTAAAAATCGATGTTAGAAACGGGAAGCTTTATGTCTCACTTAGCGAGCAATTGCTTTTCCCATCTGGATCGGCTAGCGTAAACAACAGGGGAGAGGAAGCTGTAACCATGTTGGCTGCAGTATTGAAAAACAGTGATTTGGAAATTATGGTAGAAGGTCATACCGACGATGTGCCAATTAAAACTGCCCGTTTCCAGGATAACTGGGCCTTAAGTGTAGCTAGAGCAAATGCAGTAACCCGACTATTTGTAGAAGAGGGTGTAGACCCACAGCGAGTTATTTCTTGCGGAAGGGGAGAATATATGCCTATCGCATCGAACGAAACCGCAGAGGGTAGACAAGCTAATAGAAGAACTGAGATAGTATTAGCACCAAGGTTGGATAGACTTTGGAAGCTTACAGAACAAGATCAATTAAACGCCCAACTTAAGTAG
- a CDS encoding Cbp1 family collagen-binding glycoprotein adhesin, producing MKTTENNKTNNQEKSNTMKNIAIGVLAVCAVGLGAFALVQSSEKTELKQQLAAYEEQYGLQSAEQMESYREIEQNLASISMHEGNIRENMNLEGVEDPKARISAEIQAIEDLIAKNNQIIEDLNKKVEHKDSRLSAYKAENGKLKTRLETYKEEMTKLEALNAELADNLEKTKELNNTLERTVNNQDSTLIAKENLIAEQDQKLHRAYYLVGDHKELKEKNIVNKEGGILGIAAAKELNPKVNEEVFTEIDLRFLKRIPVYKKNAEIVTNHPSGSYKIVSEGNTIQWIEIKDPAKFWEKSKFLVVATKDSWI from the coding sequence ATGAAAACCACAGAGAATAACAAAACCAATAACCAAGAAAAATCGAATACCATGAAAAATATAGCAATTGGAGTATTAGCCGTATGCGCGGTTGGATTAGGAGCTTTTGCTCTGGTACAATCGAGCGAGAAAACTGAATTGAAACAACAATTAGCTGCTTACGAAGAGCAGTATGGATTACAGTCTGCCGAGCAGATGGAATCTTACCGCGAAATAGAACAAAACCTTGCCAGTATTTCTATGCACGAAGGGAACATTAGAGAAAATATGAACCTGGAGGGTGTTGAAGATCCAAAAGCAAGAATTTCAGCTGAAATTCAGGCAATCGAGGATTTGATTGCAAAGAACAATCAGATTATTGAGGATCTTAACAAGAAGGTAGAGCACAAGGATAGCAGATTGTCTGCATACAAAGCAGAAAATGGAAAGCTTAAAACGCGTTTGGAAACCTATAAAGAAGAAATGACAAAATTGGAGGCTCTAAATGCTGAATTAGCTGATAATCTTGAGAAAACTAAGGAGTTAAATAACACCTTAGAGCGTACGGTAAACAATCAAGATTCTACCTTGATAGCAAAAGAAAACTTGATTGCCGAGCAAGATCAAAAACTTCATAGAGCATACTACTTAGTAGGTGATCATAAAGAGCTTAAGGAAAAAAATATCGTTAACAAAGAAGGTGGAATTTTAGGGATAGCGGCTGCTAAAGAGTTGAATCCAAAGGTTAACGAAGAAGTATTTACAGAAATCGATTTGAGATTCTTAAAACGTATTCCAGTATATAAAAAGAACGCAGAAATCGTAACCAATCACCCTTCTGGATCGTACAAAATCGTTAGCGAAGGAAATACTATCCAATGGATAGAGATCAAGGATCCTGCAAAATTCTGGGAAAAGAGCAAATTCCTAGTAGTAGCAACCAAAGATAGCTGGATATAA